A section of the Phaseolus vulgaris cultivar G19833 chromosome 8, P. vulgaris v2.0, whole genome shotgun sequence genome encodes:
- the LOC137826353 gene encoding probable helicase CHR10 isoform X4 has translation MGLGKTLQAISFLSYLKVCRLSDGPFLVICPLSVTEGWASEIVKFTPKLEVFKYVGDKENRCNLRKKMHEHVTTQPSTMNQVLLPFDVLLTSYDIALMDQDFLSQIPWQYAIIDEAQRLKNPSSVIFYEQDWNPQVDKQALQRAHRIGQMNHVLCINLVTEKTVEEVIMRRAERKLRLSINVIGDNILKHDDEETSDVGTGDLKSIIFGLHMLDPSEIIDGNHGDINLPEISLMADKVLALRGEQILEKDERKFEVNPRIILQGHDVKEGGTTSLSHDLGLDEASYLSWVKNFEEVSKSSCNSMMDWRSRRNLEEEKNLKLESARKKAEEKKLSRWKALGYQSLNVKDTLTQTDNDITSATGSVHFVYGDCTAPSNVCSSEPVMIFSCVDTSGHWGHGGMFDALSKLSTSIGDAYEQASEHGDLHLGDLHLIRLDDGCEEQDMDGNTPKIVALAVVQSYNLRRKIPRSEISLPHLESCLSKAAFSAAQNSASIHMPRIGYQDGSDRSEWYTIERLLRKYASIYNINIYVYYYRRSS, from the exons ATGGGACTGGGGAAGACTTTGCAAGCTATCTCCTTTTTAAGCTATTTAAAAGTGTGCCGGTTGTCTGATGGGCCATTTT tgGTTATATGCCCTCTAAGTGTGACTGAGGGTTGGGCGTCAGAGATAGTCAAATTTACCCCCAAACTAGAAGTCTTCAAATATGTTGGTGATAAAGAAAATAGGTGCAATCTACGCAAGAAAATGCATGAACATGTAACAACACAGCCATCAACGATGAAT CAGGTCTTGTTGCCTTTTGATGTGCTATTAACTTCATATGACATTGCACTGATGGATCAGGATTTTCTTTCTCAAATACCATGGCAGTATGCAATCATTGATGAAGCTCAAAGACTTAAAAATCCATCTAGT GTTATATTCTACGAACAAGATTGGAATCCTCAGGTGGACAAGCAAGCTCTGCAGAGAGCACATAGAATTGGCCAGATGAACCATGTGTTGTGCATAAACCTTGTTACAGAGAAGACAGTAGAGGAA GTAATTATGAGGAGGGCAGAGAGAAAATTGCGTCTAAgcatcaatgttattggtgaTAACATTCTCAAACATGACGATGAAGAAACATCTGATGTTGGAACTGGTGATTTGAAATCCATCATATTTGGGTTACATATGTTAGATCCCAGTGAGATCATTGATGGAAATCATGGGGATATAAACTTACCAGAAATTAGTCTTATGGCTGACAAGGTGCTTGCCTTGCGTGGAGAACAAATACTTGAGAAGGATGAAAGGAAATTTGAGGTCAATCCAAGAATCATTTTACAAGGTCATGATGTTAAGGAAGGAGGTACTACTTCTCTCTCTCATGATCTAGGTCTTGACGAGGCTTCATATCTTTCTTGGGTTAAAAATTTTGAGGAAGTGTCTAAGTCAAGTTGCAACTCAATGATGGACTGGAGGAGCAGAAGAAACCTAGAAGAGGAAAAGAATCTAAAACTTGAGTCTGCAAGGAAGAAGGCAGAGGAAAAGAAGCTATCTAGGTGGAAAGCTCTTGGATATCAATCGTTGAATGTAAAAGACACTCTCACCCAAACAGACAATGACATCACATCAGCTACTGGGTCAGTTCATTTTGTGTATGGAGATTGTACAGCTCCATCAAATGTTTGTTCATCTGAACCTGTTATGATTTTCAG TTGTGTTGACACCTCTGGACATTGGGGTCACGGTGGAATGTTTGATGCACTGTCCAAACTTTCTACAAGCATTGGTGATGCATATGAACAGGCTTCTGAACATGGGGATCTGCATCTTGGTGATCTGCATCTTATAAGGCTTGATG ATGGCTGTGAAGAACAAGATATGGATGGAAATACTCCCAAGATTGTTGCTTTAGCTGTGGTTCAGTCATATAATCTAAGGCGCAAAATTCCACGAAGTGAAATCTCACTTCCCCATTTGGAAAGCTGCTTATCAAAGGCAGCATTCTCAGCCGCTCAGAATTCTG CATCAATACACATGCCACGAATTGGTTATCAAGATGGATCTGATCGTTCTGAGTGGTACACAATAGAACGACTCCTCAGAAAATATGCTTCCATTTACAACATTAATATATATGT ATATTATTATCGAAGATCAAGTTAA